In a single window of the Methanofollis ethanolicus genome:
- a CDS encoding DUF1848 domain-containing protein: MIISASRATDIPAFYNEWLMNRLRAGYAVWTNPFNRNFSRKVSFEKTRVFVFWTKDPAPLMPCLDEIERMGYHYYVQYTLNDDEREGLEPGLPPLDERVETFRALAKRVGKERVIWRFDPLLLSDDLTVERLLARVKGVGDRVHASTERLVFSFADIDAYRAVRRRLGGSYREFRPEEMRAFAEGLAALNRDWGLALATCAEEMDLSAYEVAKNRCIDARLLRRLFPEDKELTAFLGPPPQRDLFGGIVPTKSLKDRGQRESCGCIRSKDIGAYSTCPHLCLSCYANSAEGAVRRNYERHQVVEGEGLIPTE, from the coding sequence GTGATCATCTCGGCAAGCCGGGCGACGGACATCCCGGCATTCTATAACGAGTGGCTCATGAACAGGCTGCGGGCCGGCTATGCGGTCTGGACGAACCCCTTCAACAGGAACTTCTCCCGGAAGGTCTCCTTTGAAAAGACGCGGGTGTTCGTCTTCTGGACGAAGGACCCGGCCCCCCTGATGCCTTGCCTCGACGAGATCGAGAGGATGGGGTACCACTATTACGTCCAGTACACCCTCAACGACGACGAGAGGGAGGGGCTCGAACCCGGCCTGCCCCCTCTCGACGAGCGTGTCGAGACCTTCCGGGCGCTTGCGAAGAGGGTGGGGAAGGAACGCGTGATCTGGCGTTTCGACCCCCTCCTCCTCTCCGACGACCTCACCGTCGAGAGACTCCTTGCACGGGTGAAGGGGGTGGGGGACCGCGTCCACGCCTCGACAGAACGCCTGGTCTTCAGCTTTGCCGACATCGACGCCTACCGTGCGGTGCGGCGGCGTCTCGGCGGGAGCTACCGCGAGTTTCGGCCTGAGGAGATGCGGGCCTTCGCGGAGGGCCTCGCCGCACTGAACAGGGACTGGGGCCTTGCCCTCGCCACCTGTGCCGAAGAGATGGACCTCTCCGCGTACGAGGTCGCGAAGAACAGGTGCATCGACGCCCGCCTCCTCAGGCGTCTCTTTCCCGAGGATAAAGAGTTGACGGCGTTCCTGGGCCCGCCGCCGCAGCGCGACCTCTTCGGGGGGATTGTCCCCACAAAAAGCCTGAAGGACAGAGGGCAGAGGGAGAGCTGCGGCTGCATCCGGAGCAAGGACATCGGCGCCTACTCGACATGCCCCCACCTCTGCCTCTCCTGCTATGCGAACTCGGCCGAGGGGGCGGTGCGGCGGAACTATGAGAGGCACCAGGTGGTGGAGGGGGAGGGGTTGATCCCGACAGAGTGA